One window from the genome of Spirosoma rhododendri encodes:
- a CDS encoding polysaccharide lyase, with protein MLLNTATAPLLNTLRTLLLLVVVSAGLMSCSQSENVAPQSQITTADASARPGSSVINNDGFEGSWFSNFWIPELRTATAGTISTDHSRSGKQSMRFSWTPAQYDGTNPSAHSELGTDALKNGEVERWYGYSVYMPAAKMANDNEPIVFSQWHGVANPGEEDTFPPLAFYLEGGNQIKAYYRSSNVAITKAQQMPTAQTILRLGTATYDKWVDYVVHIKWDPSGNTGILEIWQDGKQVANERNINIGYPQKYKPYWKAGIYAWTGKSKYAERVLYYDDVTIGKATATYETVKPGQTNDIAR; from the coding sequence ATGCTCCTCAACACCGCTACCGCCCCCCTGCTGAACACCCTCCGCACCCTGTTGCTGCTGGTTGTCGTAAGCGCAGGTCTGATGAGCTGCTCACAGTCGGAAAACGTTGCTCCCCAAAGCCAAATCACCACCGCCGACGCGTCGGCCCGCCCCGGTTCATCGGTTATCAACAACGACGGTTTCGAAGGCAGCTGGTTCTCTAACTTCTGGATTCCTGAGCTGCGCACCGCTACCGCCGGTACGATCAGCACCGACCACAGCCGCTCGGGCAAGCAATCGATGCGCTTCAGCTGGACACCCGCTCAGTACGACGGCACCAACCCCTCGGCTCACTCGGAACTGGGCACCGACGCGCTGAAGAATGGTGAAGTTGAGCGTTGGTACGGTTACAGTGTTTACATGCCAGCGGCTAAGATGGCCAATGACAATGAGCCTATCGTTTTCAGCCAGTGGCACGGTGTGGCCAACCCCGGCGAAGAAGATACCTTTCCTCCACTGGCCTTCTACCTGGAAGGGGGCAACCAGATCAAAGCTTATTACCGCTCGTCAAACGTAGCCATCACCAAAGCCCAGCAGATGCCAACCGCCCAGACCATCCTGCGTTTAGGCACGGCCACCTACGATAAATGGGTTGACTACGTAGTGCACATCAAGTGGGATCCAAGCGGCAACACGGGCATCCTGGAGATCTGGCAGGACGGCAAGCAGGTAGCCAACGAGCGGAACATCAACATCGGCTACCCACAGAAGTACAAGCCTTACTGGAAAGCCGGTATCTACGCCTGGACGGGCAAGTCGAAGTACGCTGAGCGGGTTCTGTACTACGACGACGTAACGATCGGCAAAGCCACGGCCACCTACGAAACAGTAAAGCCAGGCCAAACCAACGACATCGCCCGGTAA
- a CDS encoding NAD(P)/FAD-dependent oxidoreductase, which translates to MHIGIIGGGIIGLCSAYYLHKAGHRVTLLDQDTIADGCSFGNAGMIVPSHIIPLAQPGMISKGMRWMLNSTSPFYVKPRLDLDLARWGWLFYRHANDAHVQRSIPALRDLSLLSKTLYQDLAANGDLDFEWQERGLLMLYKTAGAEHEMAEEADVANRAGIEAQLLNGQQVQDLEPDVQVNVRGGIFYPGDAHLNPTELIRSLVAYLRTNGVTILENRTVTGFGKTGNHVTSIQTAEGAVSVDTVVVAGGAWSPGISKQLGLNLSLQGGKGYSFMVRGLKNNVRVPAIMLEARATATPMGQDLRFAGTLEVAGTDMTVNMNRVRGIVQSINNYYPEIEVSLPKVEAVWRGLRPCSPDGLPYIGRTGRFDNVVLATGHGMMGLSLGPATGKLVSEAVGEKVDSMAIDAFNPDRF; encoded by the coding sequence ATGCACATCGGTATTATTGGCGGGGGCATTATTGGCCTTTGCTCGGCGTATTACCTGCATAAGGCAGGGCACCGCGTGACGCTGCTCGATCAGGACACCATTGCCGACGGTTGCTCGTTTGGCAATGCCGGGATGATCGTACCCAGCCACATTATCCCGCTGGCGCAGCCCGGCATGATCTCGAAAGGGATGCGCTGGATGCTTAATTCGACCAGCCCGTTTTACGTCAAACCCCGGCTCGATCTGGATTTGGCGCGCTGGGGATGGCTGTTCTACCGCCATGCTAACGATGCCCACGTGCAGCGGTCGATTCCGGCCCTGCGCGATTTGAGTCTGCTCAGCAAAACGCTGTATCAGGATCTGGCCGCCAACGGCGACCTCGATTTCGAGTGGCAGGAGCGCGGCCTGCTGATGCTTTATAAAACGGCGGGTGCCGAGCACGAAATGGCCGAAGAAGCTGACGTTGCCAACCGGGCGGGCATCGAAGCGCAACTGCTCAACGGGCAGCAGGTGCAGGATCTGGAGCCCGACGTACAGGTCAACGTGCGGGGTGGCATTTTCTACCCCGGCGACGCCCACCTCAATCCCACCGAACTGATTCGGTCGCTGGTAGCCTACCTACGGACCAACGGCGTAACGATACTGGAAAACCGCACTGTCACGGGCTTTGGCAAAACGGGTAACCACGTCACATCAATTCAAACGGCGGAGGGAGCCGTGTCGGTCGATACCGTTGTCGTAGCGGGTGGCGCTTGGTCGCCGGGCATCAGCAAGCAGCTGGGTTTGAATCTGTCGTTGCAGGGCGGAAAGGGGTACAGCTTTATGGTGCGGGGACTAAAAAACAACGTACGCGTACCGGCTATTATGCTCGAAGCCCGCGCCACGGCAACCCCAATGGGCCAGGACCTACGCTTTGCGGGTACCCTCGAAGTGGCCGGTACCGACATGACCGTAAATATGAACCGCGTGCGGGGTATCGTACAGTCGATCAACAATTACTATCCTGAAATTGAAGTTAGCCTGCCGAAGGTTGAGGCTGTCTGGCGTGGCCTGCGCCCCTGCTCTCCCGACGGACTGCCGTATATCGGGCGTACAGGCCGGTTCGATAACGTCGTTCTGGCAACGGGCCACGGCATGATGGGTCTGAGTCTCGGACCTGCCACTGGCAAACTCGTCAGCGAAGCCGTGGGTGAAAAGGTCGACAGCATGGCTATCGACGCTTTCAACCCCGACCGGTTTTAA
- a CDS encoding 4-hydroxyproline epimerase, producing the protein MTYHFFCIDAHTCGNPVRVVTGGSIPFLQGANMSEKRQHFMREFDWIRRGLMFEPRGHDMMSGSILYPPTDPANDAGVLFIETSGCLPMCGHGTIGTVTVAIEQNLIQPKTPGVLNLEVPAGLVRAEYVQEGNKVQSVKITNIKSYLAAENLTVDCPDLGELTVDVAYGGNFYAIVDPQPNFPGLEHYTADQLVGWARTMRTRMNEKYTFVHPENPTINGLSHVLWTGKPLKETSTARNAVFYGDKAIDRSPCGTGTSARMAQWFAKGRMQPGDVFVHESIIGSIFNGRIEAVTELAATPAIIPSIEGWAKIHGYNHLILNDDDPYVHGFQVI; encoded by the coding sequence ATGACTTATCATTTTTTCTGCATTGATGCCCACACCTGCGGCAACCCGGTTCGGGTTGTGACGGGCGGTAGCATTCCGTTTCTGCAAGGAGCCAACATGAGCGAGAAACGGCAGCACTTTATGCGCGAATTCGACTGGATTCGGCGGGGGCTGATGTTTGAGCCACGTGGCCACGATATGATGTCGGGGAGTATTTTGTACCCACCCACCGACCCGGCCAACGATGCGGGTGTGCTGTTTATCGAAACGTCGGGTTGCCTGCCGATGTGCGGGCACGGCACGATTGGTACCGTCACGGTCGCTATCGAGCAGAACCTGATTCAACCCAAAACGCCGGGCGTGCTCAATCTGGAAGTACCGGCTGGGCTGGTGCGGGCGGAATACGTGCAGGAAGGCAACAAGGTACAGTCGGTGAAGATCACGAACATCAAATCGTATCTGGCCGCTGAAAACCTGACCGTCGACTGCCCCGACCTGGGCGAACTAACGGTCGACGTGGCGTATGGCGGCAACTTCTACGCTATCGTTGATCCGCAGCCCAACTTCCCCGGTCTGGAGCACTACACCGCCGATCAGCTTGTCGGCTGGGCGCGCACGATGCGGACACGGATGAACGAAAAATACACCTTCGTGCATCCCGAAAACCCGACGATCAACGGCCTGAGCCACGTACTCTGGACGGGTAAGCCGCTGAAGGAAACGTCGACGGCCCGCAACGCGGTATTCTACGGCGACAAAGCCATCGACCGCTCACCCTGCGGTACCGGCACGTCGGCCCGTATGGCGCAGTGGTTCGCCAAAGGGCGGATGCAGCCCGGCGACGTATTTGTTCACGAAAGCATCATCGGTTCGATTTTCAACGGGCGTATCGAAGCAGTTACGGAGCTGGCGGCTACGCCCGCCATTATCCCCAGTATCGAAGGCTGGGCCAAAATACACGGTTACAACCACCTCATCCTCAACGACGACGATCCATACGTCCACGGGTTTCAGGTGATTTAA
- a CDS encoding dipeptidase: MLRFVLPALLLNSVAYGQTPDKPTPAVQKLHQRVLTLDTHADAPINMQKPGFDVGVAHDTKRDNSQIDFPRMKQGGMDAMFFAVYTSQGPRTPEGHAEAKRNALNQFDLIHKALKKYPDLAELATTPADAYRIQKAGKRAVFIGMENGYPVGSDLAMLKTYYDLGCRYMTLTHFANNLIGDSSTDPDGPIYGGLSDFGKQVVPEMNRLGMLIDVSHVADSTFYDALALSKAPVIASHSNCRALCDFPRNMTDDMIRAIAKKGGVVQVNFVSDYLKKPSDAFRAAKTKVRMARVGKVMTPEMETRLQAESDSLAKVFAPERASLSDIANHIDHIVKLVGIDHVGIGSDFDGGGGVNGLEDVSQIENLTAELVRRKYSEADIAKIWGGNLLRVLGQAKAE, from the coding sequence ATGCTTCGCTTTGTTTTACCGGCTTTGTTACTGAATTCAGTTGCTTACGGGCAGACGCCCGACAAACCGACCCCGGCTGTTCAGAAACTTCATCAGCGCGTACTGACGCTCGATACCCACGCCGATGCGCCGATTAACATGCAGAAGCCGGGCTTCGACGTTGGTGTAGCGCACGACACGAAACGCGACAATTCGCAGATCGACTTCCCCCGGATGAAGCAGGGTGGTATGGATGCGATGTTTTTTGCGGTATACACCTCGCAGGGGCCGCGTACGCCGGAGGGTCATGCCGAAGCGAAACGCAACGCGCTCAACCAGTTCGACCTGATCCACAAAGCGCTGAAGAAGTACCCCGATCTGGCCGAACTGGCAACGACCCCGGCCGATGCCTACCGGATTCAGAAGGCGGGCAAACGGGCGGTGTTTATCGGGATGGAAAACGGCTACCCGGTCGGTAGTGATCTGGCCATGCTGAAAACGTACTACGATCTGGGTTGCCGCTACATGACGCTGACGCACTTCGCCAATAACCTGATCGGCGATTCGTCGACCGACCCCGATGGGCCGATTTACGGCGGACTAAGCGATTTTGGTAAGCAGGTTGTGCCGGAAATGAACCGGCTGGGAATGCTGATCGACGTATCGCACGTAGCCGACAGCACGTTTTACGATGCGTTGGCGCTATCGAAAGCACCCGTTATTGCGTCACACTCCAATTGCCGCGCCCTCTGCGATTTCCCCCGCAACATGACCGACGATATGATTCGGGCCATTGCTAAAAAGGGGGGCGTGGTGCAAGTCAATTTTGTGAGCGACTACCTGAAAAAGCCGTCGGACGCGTTTCGGGCGGCCAAGACGAAAGTACGTATGGCGCGGGTCGGGAAGGTGATGACGCCGGAGATGGAGACCCGCCTACAGGCCGAAAGTGATTCGCTGGCGAAGGTATTTGCACCCGAACGGGCCAGCCTGTCGGACATAGCCAACCATATCGACCACATCGTCAAACTGGTAGGTATCGACCATGTCGGTATCGGTTCGGACTTCGACGGGGGCGGGGGTGTCAACGGCCTGGAAGACGTCAGTCAGATCGAGAACCTGACCGCCGAACTGGTACGCCGGAAGTACTCGGAAGCCGACATCGCCAAAATCTGGGGTGGCAACCTGCTGCGCGTACTCGGACAGGCGAAGGCGGAATAA
- the ubiE gene encoding bifunctional demethylmenaquinone methyltransferase/2-methoxy-6-polyprenyl-1,4-benzoquinol methylase UbiE translates to MPVVPYKDKDTSKREQVAEMFDTISPKYDLLNHVLSGGIDILWRKRAIRELRKALAPKSPRRILDIATGTGDFALEALALKPEKIVGIDISEGMLSVGREKMKKRGVDNVIEMRSGDSEGLPLPDNDFDAVIVAFGVRNFENLLKGLTDMYRVTRPGGVCVVLEFSNPRQFPFKQLYGFYSRTILPLIGRVVSKDASAYTYLPESVQAFPDGPDFLRSYEAAGFTNTKWIPLTFGVASIYIGHKRA, encoded by the coding sequence ATGCCCGTCGTCCCGTACAAAGACAAAGACACCTCCAAGCGCGAACAGGTCGCGGAGATGTTCGACACTATTTCGCCTAAATATGACCTGCTCAACCACGTTCTGAGTGGTGGTATCGACATTCTCTGGCGCAAGCGGGCTATTCGTGAGCTGCGCAAGGCACTGGCTCCCAAGTCGCCCAGACGCATTCTCGACATCGCCACCGGCACGGGTGATTTCGCGCTTGAAGCACTAGCCCTGAAGCCGGAGAAAATCGTTGGCATTGATATTTCGGAGGGTATGCTGTCGGTTGGTCGGGAGAAGATGAAGAAGCGCGGTGTCGACAACGTGATCGAAATGCGGTCGGGTGATTCAGAAGGTTTGCCCCTGCCAGACAATGATTTCGATGCCGTCATCGTTGCCTTTGGGGTACGTAATTTCGAGAATCTGCTCAAAGGGCTAACCGACATGTACCGCGTAACGCGCCCCGGTGGCGTCTGCGTGGTGCTGGAATTCTCGAATCCGCGCCAGTTTCCGTTTAAACAACTCTACGGTTTTTACTCCCGGACGATCCTGCCGCTGATCGGACGCGTAGTGAGCAAAGACGCATCGGCATACACCTACCTGCCCGAATCGGTGCAGGCGTTCCCCGATGGTCCCGACTTTCTGCGCAGTTACGAAGCAGCTGGCTTTACAAATACGAAATGGATACCGCTTACCTTCGGCGTTGCGTCAATTTACATTGGTCACAAACGGGCCTGA
- a CDS encoding dihydrodipicolinate synthase family protein, translating into MHVPVRWEGVYPALLTPFTADDQLDLPLFEANLRAQLDAGMHGFIIGGSLGEASTLEPDEKIALLKSALAVCDGKVPVLLNIAEQSTKQAIKRAQEAEANGADGLMVLPPMRYPADARETVAFFTAVAEATSLPIMIYNNPYDYKIMTTVAMFEELAKYDNIQAVKESTRDLTNITRMRNAFGDRFKLLGGVDTLALEAILLGCDGWVGGLVDAFPQETMAIYDLAKAGQVSEALDIYRWFMPLLELDIHPKLVQYIKLAATATGIGSEHVRAPRLPLIGTEREQVLNVINSALAKRPVLV; encoded by the coding sequence ATGCATGTACCTGTTCGTTGGGAAGGTGTTTATCCCGCGCTGCTGACTCCGTTTACGGCCGATGATCAACTCGATCTGCCTCTGTTCGAAGCAAACCTGCGTGCCCAGCTCGACGCGGGTATGCATGGCTTTATCATTGGCGGATCGCTGGGTGAAGCCAGCACGCTGGAGCCCGATGAGAAGATTGCCCTGCTCAAATCAGCACTGGCGGTATGCGATGGCAAGGTGCCCGTACTGCTCAACATCGCCGAGCAAAGCACGAAGCAGGCGATCAAGCGCGCACAGGAAGCGGAAGCCAACGGAGCCGATGGCCTGATGGTGTTGCCGCCAATGCGCTACCCCGCCGACGCCCGCGAAACCGTCGCGTTCTTCACCGCCGTAGCAGAAGCAACGAGCCTGCCGATCATGATCTACAACAATCCGTACGATTACAAGATCATGACAACGGTAGCCATGTTTGAAGAGCTGGCGAAATACGACAACATCCAGGCCGTCAAAGAATCGACCCGCGACCTGACTAACATCACCCGAATGCGCAACGCCTTTGGTGATCGCTTCAAACTGCTGGGTGGCGTTGATACGCTGGCACTGGAAGCCATCCTGCTCGGCTGCGACGGCTGGGTTGGTGGACTGGTCGATGCCTTCCCGCAGGAGACGATGGCGATTTATGATCTGGCGAAAGCGGGTCAGGTTTCCGAAGCACTGGACATCTACCGCTGGTTTATGCCCCTGCTCGAACTCGACATTCACCCCAAACTGGTGCAGTACATCAAACTGGCGGCAACGGCAACCGGCATCGGTTCGGAGCACGTCCGTGCCCCACGCCTGCCCCTGATCGGCACCGAGCGCGAGCAGGTTCTGAACGTTATCAACTCTGCACTGGCCAAGCGGCCGGTGTTAGTATAG
- a CDS encoding alpha/beta hydrolase family esterase, translated as MKTCFLFTLLYLTTLLTQAQVVTDSVKVDGYWRTFHFNKPAATAKPTGLVFVLHGSGGNGQGMMRETTAMQQQATADNILPVYPDGYKKYWNECRKSSPAEANKIGINEQGFFAGMIQYFQKRYGINDRQVFVVGTSGGGHMAYKLAMTMPAAFRAVTAIIANLPDSTNMDCVASGKAIPIMIINGTEDPINPYNGGDVNLGPNMKMGRVRSTDQTLAYWASLARYEGKPSMETLPNTDPGDGRTIERYTYKAKGQPEVVLLKVIGGKHDYPKDIDVHLEALRFFERQGN; from the coding sequence ATGAAAACGTGTTTCCTGTTCACCCTACTTTACCTGACTACACTGCTGACCCAGGCGCAGGTCGTAACCGACTCCGTTAAGGTCGATGGCTACTGGCGTACATTCCATTTCAATAAACCGGCAGCCACGGCCAAACCCACCGGCCTGGTGTTCGTACTACACGGATCGGGCGGTAACGGACAGGGGATGATGCGCGAAACCACCGCCATGCAGCAACAGGCCACCGCCGACAATATACTGCCCGTTTACCCCGACGGCTACAAAAAATACTGGAACGAATGTCGTAAGTCGTCGCCTGCCGAAGCCAACAAAATCGGCATCAACGAACAGGGATTTTTCGCGGGCATGATTCAGTATTTCCAGAAGCGGTACGGCATCAACGACCGGCAGGTATTCGTCGTCGGCACATCGGGCGGGGGGCACATGGCCTACAAGCTGGCGATGACCATGCCCGCTGCGTTCCGGGCCGTTACGGCCATCATCGCCAATCTTCCCGACTCGACCAATATGGATTGTGTTGCATCGGGCAAGGCCATACCGATCATGATTATTAACGGTACCGAAGACCCAATTAACCCGTACAACGGGGGTGATGTCAACCTGGGGCCGAACATGAAGATGGGCCGGGTCCGCTCGACTGATCAAACACTGGCGTACTGGGCTAGTCTGGCTCGTTACGAGGGTAAACCGTCGATGGAAACGCTACCCAATACCGACCCCGGCGATGGACGTACCATCGAGCGATACACGTACAAAGCTAAGGGGCAACCGGAGGTGGTACTATTGAAAGTGATCGGTGGAAAGCACGACTACCCTAAGGACATCGACGTGCATCTGGAAGCCCTCCGCTTCTTCGAGCGACAGGGTAACTAG
- a CDS encoding AraC family transcriptional regulator, which produces MKPLLFKVPTIDDRSFRIEQDTMPHFYGHLHFHPEIQLTLILEGEGTLIVGDKIDRFAPGDVLMLGPNLPHVLRSDPDYFQPESTRQSVSVSVLFRPEQLEMGVLSLPETGHLRQLLTESQHGVRLRCQTNPAFTGKLEQLPSQRPFEQLLTLLHILDELTTRTDREVLSVTAYVQPQRPDDHRRLERVFSYILDQYHTQITLDDIANVASLTPGAFCRFFRQHTRKTFSTLLNEVRIEHACRHLRESKQSISQTAYVCGFTNLSNFNRQFKTITGLSPSEYLRRYNS; this is translated from the coding sequence ATGAAGCCACTCCTGTTCAAAGTTCCGACGATTGATGACCGTTCGTTTCGTATCGAACAGGACACAATGCCGCATTTTTACGGTCACCTGCATTTTCACCCCGAAATTCAGCTGACGCTTATTCTGGAAGGGGAGGGCACCCTGATCGTCGGCGATAAAATCGATCGGTTTGCACCCGGCGACGTGCTGATGCTGGGGCCGAACCTTCCGCACGTACTGCGCAGCGATCCCGATTATTTTCAACCGGAGTCGACACGTCAGTCGGTATCGGTATCGGTTCTGTTTCGGCCGGAACAGCTCGAAATGGGTGTGCTGAGCCTGCCCGAAACGGGCCACCTGCGGCAACTACTGACGGAGTCGCAGCATGGCGTTCGACTCCGTTGTCAAACCAATCCGGCATTCACGGGCAAACTTGAACAGCTCCCCAGCCAGCGGCCGTTCGAGCAGTTGCTGACGTTGTTGCACATTCTGGACGAATTGACGACCCGCACGGACCGGGAAGTACTGTCGGTGACGGCCTACGTACAGCCCCAGCGCCCCGACGATCATCGGCGGCTGGAGCGGGTATTCTCATACATTCTGGACCAGTATCACACGCAGATTACGCTCGACGATATCGCAAATGTCGCCAGCCTGACACCGGGGGCTTTTTGTCGATTTTTCCGCCAGCACACCCGCAAAACGTTTTCGACGCTGCTCAACGAAGTGCGTATCGAGCATGCCTGCCGCCATCTGCGTGAGTCGAAGCAAAGCATCAGCCAGACGGCCTACGTCTGCGGGTTTACGAACCTGTCGAATTTTAACCGACAGTTCAAAACCATTACCGGTCTGTCGCCGAGTGAGTATCTCCGGCGCTACAACAGCTAA
- a CDS encoding hypervirulence associated TUDOR domain-containing protein encodes MRKGTKVRWKWGSSHAEGKVVEVHKEEIEKTIDGKKIKRKGTDDNPALVIEQDDKQLVLKLQSEVETD; translated from the coding sequence ATGCGCAAGGGAACGAAAGTACGCTGGAAGTGGGGCAGTAGCCATGCCGAAGGGAAAGTGGTCGAAGTCCACAAGGAAGAAATCGAAAAGACGATCGACGGGAAAAAGATCAAGCGCAAGGGTACCGACGATAACCCGGCGCTGGTCATTGAGCAGGACGACAAGCAACTGGTATTGAAGCTGCAAAGCGAAGTTGAAACCGACTAG
- the porT gene encoding type IX secretion/gliding motility protein PorT/SprT, whose translation MDTAYLRRCVNLHWSQTGLISFRQLPLLLGICLLLFAASPGKAQGSYKYVVKHLEHYDDKEIHYGFFFAMPVSRFSVGHSPAFLTADSAYRIQSPNRPNFRVGFVVNAFLNDRFDLRTTPSVTLMSREVQYDYPNSASRTEVRESTWLDFPVLLKYKSERRNNSRMYFLAGGAFSVETNVRRNEQQSASRLSTGTMDLAVEYGVGFEQFFEFFKFAPEIRFSHGLINLYRPTTNAAGIGINRLTTHSVTLYLNFE comes from the coding sequence ATGGATACCGCTTACCTTCGGCGTTGCGTCAATTTACATTGGTCACAAACGGGCCTGATTTCGTTTCGGCAGTTACCGCTACTGCTTGGAATCTGTCTGTTGCTTTTTGCTGCTTCTCCGGGAAAAGCGCAGGGTTCGTACAAATACGTTGTCAAGCACCTGGAGCACTACGATGATAAGGAAATCCACTACGGTTTCTTTTTCGCCATGCCTGTCAGCCGGTTCAGCGTGGGCCACAGCCCGGCGTTCCTGACCGCCGACTCCGCCTACAGGATTCAGTCGCCGAACCGCCCCAACTTCCGGGTTGGGTTTGTGGTCAACGCGTTTCTCAACGACCGGTTTGATCTGCGTACGACACCATCAGTAACGCTGATGAGCCGCGAAGTACAGTACGACTACCCCAACAGTGCATCGCGTACCGAGGTCCGTGAGTCGACCTGGCTCGACTTCCCGGTATTATTGAAATACAAGTCAGAACGGCGCAACAACTCACGCATGTATTTCTTGGCGGGGGGCGCTTTCAGCGTCGAAACCAACGTACGGCGTAACGAACAGCAGAGTGCCAGCCGGCTCAGCACCGGCACGATGGACTTAGCAGTTGAGTATGGAGTAGGCTTCGAGCAGTTTTTCGAGTTTTTCAAGTTCGCCCCCGAAATTCGCTTCTCCCACGGCCTGATTAACCTTTATCGCCCCACCACCAACGCGGCTGGTATAGGCATCAACCGCCTGACAACGCACAGCGTGACGTTGTATCTGAATTTTGAGTAG
- a CDS encoding ABA4-like family protein, which produces MSPEKVFQLANMLVLPQWLLMVVAPRWSVTRWLMNSYLIPVCLAVIYVSYLFQGGPVDFGSFGSLAGIKALFANGGDGVMLAGWVHYLAFDLVAGSVVVRDAQARQIPHWLVIVPLFFCFMLGPVGLLLYWIIRTVRTRALT; this is translated from the coding sequence ATGTCTCCCGAAAAGGTCTTCCAATTGGCAAATATGCTGGTGCTGCCGCAGTGGCTGCTAATGGTGGTGGCTCCGCGCTGGTCGGTGACGCGCTGGCTGATGAATTCATACCTGATTCCGGTTTGCCTGGCTGTCATTTACGTTAGCTATCTGTTTCAGGGCGGACCGGTCGATTTTGGGTCGTTTGGTTCGCTGGCGGGGATAAAAGCGTTGTTCGCCAACGGGGGCGACGGGGTTATGCTGGCGGGCTGGGTGCATTACCTGGCGTTCGATCTGGTGGCGGGGTCGGTGGTGGTGCGCGACGCACAGGCCCGGCAAATACCGCATTGGCTGGTTATCGTACCGCTGTTTTTCTGCTTTATGCTGGGGCCGGTCGGGCTGCTGCTCTACTGGATCATTCGTACCGTTCGCACACGCGCTCTGACCTGA
- a CDS encoding DUF3140 domain-containing protein, translated as MDNDEKKDIYDAFSDLANMSVSELEKWLDTDESKSVGQKKDSDESVGHKSGERIVEIKGKKKGDLTDDDYKHMQKVVSYIKRHSAQRPKEVKGSDWEYSLKNWGNDPEKK; from the coding sequence ATGGATAACGACGAGAAAAAAGACATTTACGATGCCTTCAGCGACCTAGCAAACATGTCGGTTTCCGAACTGGAGAAGTGGCTGGATACCGACGAATCGAAGTCGGTTGGGCAGAAAAAAGACAGCGATGAATCAGTCGGCCACAAATCGGGCGAGCGCATTGTCGAGATCAAGGGCAAGAAAAAAGGCGACCTGACCGACGATGATTACAAACACATGCAGAAGGTTGTCAGCTATATCAAGCGGCACAGCGCCCAGCGTCCGAAAGAAGTAAAAGGCAGCGACTGGGAATATTCGCTCAAGAACTGGGGCAACGATCCGGAGAAAAAGTAA
- a CDS encoding polysaccharide deacetylase family protein, with product MNKLLTIVTLLIVHTLGVAQTTTGWNGKKCAVVLTYDDALDVHLTNVVPLLDSLGLKGTFYLSGYFPGYVSNIDRWRAAARKGHELGNHTLFHPCLGNQPGREWVNPNKDMSKYTVQRMTDEIGMMNVLLQTIDGKTERTFAYPCGDTKIGGVDYYKPIESKFVAARGVRSEMKPIGQLNYADIGSYSIVDQTGEQLIELVRQAQASNSLLVFLFHGVGGGHSLNVALPEHNKLIRYLKQHEADVWVAPFIDAVKYAKTHSPTTR from the coding sequence ATGAATAAACTACTGACGATCGTTACGTTACTGATCGTACACACGCTGGGGGTAGCGCAGACTACTACCGGCTGGAATGGAAAAAAATGCGCGGTGGTGCTGACGTACGACGACGCGCTTGATGTTCACCTGACCAACGTTGTACCGCTGCTCGACTCATTGGGCCTGAAGGGCACGTTCTACCTGTCGGGTTATTTCCCCGGCTACGTAAGCAACATCGATCGCTGGCGGGCCGCTGCGCGAAAAGGCCATGAATTGGGTAATCATACATTGTTTCACCCCTGTCTGGGCAATCAGCCGGGCCGGGAGTGGGTCAACCCGAACAAAGACATGAGCAAGTATACGGTGCAGCGCATGACCGACGAAATCGGTATGATGAACGTGCTGTTGCAAACGATCGACGGCAAAACGGAGCGCACATTTGCTTACCCCTGTGGCGATACGAAAATCGGGGGTGTCGATTATTATAAACCCATCGAGAGCAAGTTTGTGGCGGCTCGTGGCGTACGCTCCGAGATGAAACCAATAGGTCAGCTCAACTACGCGGATATTGGTTCGTACTCAATCGTCGATCAGACGGGTGAGCAGCTTATCGAACTCGTCAGGCAGGCACAGGCGAGCAATTCGCTACTGGTTTTCCTGTTTCACGGCGTCGGCGGTGGGCATTCGCTGAACGTGGCGTTGCCTGAACATAACAAGCTAATACGCTACCTAAAACAGCACGAAGCCGATGTGTGGGTTGCGCCCTTTATCGACGCTGTCAAATACGCCAAAACGCATTCGCCCACAACCCGGTAA